The following proteins come from a genomic window of Candidatus Margulisiibacteriota bacterium:
- a CDS encoding class I SAM-dependent methyltransferase — MDKSTVEEIRERFDKDVARFANIDTGQTSTIDAKISLEIITDAAKIMVPGAVNLLDIGCGAGNYTLMMLAKIANLNCTLVDLSRPMLNKAFERVSKQTKKIKLIQGDIRTVELNENYFDIILAGAVLHHLRDDADWERTFKKLYNLLTDGGCLLVSDLITQDNKLLAEYIWKKYADYLENSGGQEYSKKVLDYVSR; from the coding sequence GTGGATAAATCAACGGTAGAAGAAATTAGAGAGCGTTTTGATAAAGATGTTGCCAGATTTGCAAATATAGACACGGGGCAAACATCAACGATCGACGCAAAAATTTCATTAGAAATCATTACAGATGCGGCAAAAATTATGGTTCCGGGCGCCGTGAATTTGTTGGATATTGGCTGCGGGGCCGGTAATTATACATTAATGATGCTTGCCAAAATCGCAAATTTAAATTGTACCCTGGTGGATTTGAGCCGGCCGATGTTGAATAAAGCCTTTGAAAGAGTCTCAAAACAAACAAAAAAAATCAAGCTAATACAGGGCGATATCCGGACGGTAGAATTAAATGAAAATTATTTTGACATTATTTTGGCCGGCGCGGTTCTGCATCATTTACGAGATGACGCGGACTGGGAGAGGACTTTCAAAAAACTTTATAATCTTTTGACAGATGGAGGCTGTTTGCTGGTCTCGGATTTAATAACCCAGGATAATAAATTATTGGCGGAATATATCTGGAAAAAATATGCGGACTATTTGGAAAACAGCGGAGGGCAAGAATATAGTAAAAAAGTGCTTGATTATGTATCCCG